From the Mahella australiensis 50-1 BON genome, the window CGCGTCCGGCCATATTGGTGGCTATGGTCACCGCTCCTGGCTGACCTGCTTTGGCTATAATCTCAGCCTCTTTCTCATGATATTTGGCGTTCAATACCTGATGCGGTATACCGCGCTGCTCCAGCATCCGGCTGAGTTTCTCGGATTTTTCTATGGATATCGTGCCTACCAGCACCGGCTGACCTTTAGCATGACGCTGGGCTATCTCTTCGGTTACGGCTTTGAATTTGGCTTCCTCGGTACGATATATGACATCGGGATAATCCTTGCGAATCATAGGCATATTTGTAGGTATAACCACGACGTCCAGGCCATATATAGACTGAAACTCTTCTTCCTCAGTCTTGGCGGTACCAGTCATGCCGGCCAGTTTCTTGTACATCCTGAAATAATTCTGGAATGTTATAGTAGCCAGCGTGCGACTCTCGCGTTGCACCCGAACACCCTCTTTGGCCTCTATGGCCTGATGCAGCCCATCGCTGTAACGGCGGCCAAACATAAGCCTGCCAGTGAATTCATCCACTATGATGACCTCGTTGTCTTTGACGACATAATCGACATCGCGGCGCATCAGCACATGCGCTTTTATAGCCTGTATTATATTGTGCAGCAGCTCGGTATTCTCCATATCGGTTATATTATCAACATTGAAGAAACGTTCTGCTTTGCGCGAGCCTTCTTCGGTAAGCGATATGGTCTTGGCCTTCTCGTCCACCTCATAGTCGATGTCCTTAGCCAGACGCAATGCAAATTTATCCGCCTTATAATACAGCTCGGTGGACTTCTGACCTGCACCAGATATAATAAGCGGTGTCCGCGCCTCGTCTATCAGTATGCTGTCGACCTCGTCGACTATGGCATAATTGAGCCCGCGCTGCACCATATTTTCTTTATATATGACCATATTATCGCGCAGGTAATCGAATCCGAATTCATTATTGGTCCCATAGGTTATATCGGCTGCATAGGCCTCCTGGCGGGCAGCACTGTCCATATCATGCTGTATGAGGCCCACCTTTAAGCCCAAAAATTCATATATCTTGCCCATCCATTCGCGGTCGCGGCGTGCCAGATAATCGTTGACAGTTACTATATGCACACCCTCGCCGGTCAAGGCATTGAGATAGGCCGGCAGCGTGGCCACCAGCGTCTTGCCCTCGCCGGTCTTCATCTCGGCTATGCGGCCCTGATGCAGCACAATGCCGCCCAAGAGCTGCACTGGGAAATGGCGCATGCCCAACGTGCGCACTGATGCCTCACGCACCACCGCAAATGCTTCGGGCAGTATATCGTCCAGCGTTTCGCCCTGTTTCAAGCGCTGTTTGAATTCGTCAGTCTTTGCTCTCAATTCGCCGTCGC encodes:
- the secA gene encoding preprotein translocase subunit SecA, with the translated sequence MPNILAKIFGDQNEKEVKRLQKTVEAIEAFEPQIKALSDGELRAKTDEFKQRLKQGETLDDILPEAFAVVREASVRTLGMRHFPVQLLGGIVLHQGRIAEMKTGEGKTLVATLPAYLNALTGEGVHIVTVNDYLARRDREWMGKIYEFLGLKVGLIQHDMDSAARQEAYAADITYGTNNEFGFDYLRDNMVIYKENMVQRGLNYAIVDEVDSILIDEARTPLIISGAGQKSTELYYKADKFALRLAKDIDYEVDEKAKTISLTEEGSRKAERFFNVDNITDMENTELLHNIIQAIKAHVLMRRDVDYVVKDNEVIIVDEFTGRLMFGRRYSDGLHQAIEAKEGVRVQRESRTLATITFQNYFRMYKKLAGMTGTAKTEEEEFQSIYGLDVVVIPTNMPMIRKDYPDVIYRTEEAKFKAVTEEIAQRHAKGQPVLVGTISIEKSEKLSRMLEQRGIPHQVLNAKYHEKEAEIIAKAGQPGAVTIATNMAGRGTDIVLGEGIAQKGGLHVMGTERHESRRIDNQLRGRSGRQGDPGSSRFYLSLEDDLLRLFGSDRIMNLVDALGMDDDTPIENNMLTKQIEAAQKRVEAKNFDIRKQLLEYDNVLNVQREVIYKQRRQVLEGENLKDSILDMIKSLVEEAVKLYTSNSPHPEEWDIEGLAEHLGHLFLPAGALTISQEDKENLTREEFTERLVDMAYELYDKREKEIGEETMRELERVVMLKVVDQKWMDHLDDMDRLRDGIGLRAYGQRDPLVEYKIEGYDMFQEMIHSIQEDTVTLLYHVKVEKPPEREQVAKPALASHGGEGSKPQTVKRAGKKIGRNDPCPCGSGKKYKECCGRIA